TAAGCAGTGAACAACTGTAGACAATTAGTCTCCAAAGAAATCCGACGGAAGAGGGCACATAAGTCATCACAATATATAGTGAATCAACCGAGGAATCTCATGCAGGATCTCATCAATCCAAACCCTAAAACGTGATGAAAAAGACAATCTTCCAATTCCTAATATGATTCTATAACATTTGATTATGTAATTTGCAATCACAAGATAATCCAAGCATAGTGAAAGTAAAATAACCCCCCCCCCCATACATATAAATTATCCACTCCATTTGGTGATAAGTGCAGTGATTGTTTTGGAACCATCCAAATCAATGGAATCCTCTGTTTCAGCCACTGCATCACTCTCCCCTCGTTTCCCTCCAAACCCAATACCCAAAACCttccaagtcttcagcttcAAACCTTCGCCacattcaccaccaccaccgtccacCGCCACAAAAACCCGCCACAAAAAACTGCCAAGATTCACCACCAAGAAGCAGCAGAGCAGCAACAAGAACAAGGTGAAACCATTCAGAGAACAAGATGCTTTCCCATGCTCCTTACCCCTCCACAACAAAAACCCACAATTCATTTACAAAGACATCAAGAGCTTCGCTCGCCAGAACAAGCTCAAGGAAGCTCTCACCATTTTGGACTACATGGACCAACAGGGTATCCCTGTCAACCCCACAACCTTCTCTGCTGTCATCGCTGCTTGCATCCGCATCAAGTCATTGCAACAAGGAAGGGAAGTTCATACCCATATTCGAATCAATGGGCTTGAGAGTAACGTTTTTTTGCGGACAAAGCTGGTTCATATGTATACTTCTTGTGGGTCGTTGGAAGATGCACGCAAACTGTTTGATGGGTTGTCATGTGAGAGTGTTTATCCCTGGAATGCTTTGCTCAGAGGGACTGTGATTTCGGGCAAGAGACGATGCGGTGATGTGGTGGAGGCTTATTCAGAGATGAGAGCTTTGGGGGTTGAGTTGAATGTGTATAGTTTCACCAATGTTATTAAGAGCTTTGCGGGCGCGTCGGCGTTTTTTCAGGGATTGAAGACTCATGCCCTTTTGGTTAAGAATGGTTTGGTGGATAACCCCATTCTTAGGACTAGTCTGATTGATATGTACTTCAAGTGTGGTAAAGTTAAGCTTGCCCGTCGCGTGTTTGAGGAAATGTCTGAAAGGGATGTTGTTGTGTGGGGTGCTATGCTTGCTGGTTTCGCGCATAACAGGTTGCAGAGGGAAGTTTTGGAGTATGTAAGGTGGATGGTAGATGAAGGGGTAAAGCCGAATTCGGTTATAATGACAATTGTTATTCCTGTCGTTGGGGAAGTTCGTGCGCGGAGGTTGGGTCAGGAGCTTCATGCTTATGTGGTGAAGACAAAATCGTACTCGAAGCAAGTGCCTATTCAATCTGCTTTGATTGACATGTACAGCAAGTGCGGTGATCTGAGATCTGCAAGACAAGTTTTTTATAGCTCGGCGGAGAGAAATGTGGTTTGTTGGACGGCTCTGATGTCAGGTTATGCTTCCATTGGCAAACTAGAGCAGGCACTGAGGTCCACTATTTGGATGCAGCAAGAAGGGTTCAGGCCTGATGTTGTGACAATTGCCACTGTTCTTCCAATTTGTGCTCAGTTAAGGGCTTTGGAACAAGGGAAGCAGATTCATGCTTATGCTTTGAAACATTGGTTTCTACCTAATGTATCTATAACTTCTTCGTTAATGGTAATGTACTCTAAGTGCGGTGTGATTGATTATTCTGCAAGACTATTTGATGTAATGGAGCAAAGGAATGTGATTTCATGGACAGCTATGATTGATTCATATATGGAAAATGGGTATCTGTATGAAGCACTTGGTGTGATAAGGTCAATGCAATTGTCAAAACATAGGCCTGACTCAGTTGCCATATCAAGGATGTTGAGTGTTTGTGGTGAACTAAAACTTTCAAAGCTTGGGAAAGAGATTCATGGCCAGATCTTGAGAAGGGACTTTTCATCAGTCCATTTTGTTTCTGCAGAACTTATCAATATGTATGGCGCTTTAGGAGATGTTAATAAGGCAAAGCTAGTATTTGATGCTGTTCCTGCTAAAGGTTCTATGACATGGACTGCTCTAATAAGGGCCCATGGATATAATGAGTTGTATCAAGATGCAATTGACCTTTTTGATCATATGCGGTCTAATGGTTCTTCTCCAAATCATTTCACTTTTGAAGTCATTCTGTTTATATGTGACAGAGCTGGATTTGTTGGTGATGCTTGTAGAATCTTCAATTTAATACCTAGGTATAAAATTAAAGCATCTAAGGAACATTTTGCTATAATGGTCCGACTTCTTACCCGCTGTGGTAAACTAGAGCAAGCTCAGAGATTTGTACAAATGAGTTCTTCCTTATAGAAGAGGCAACACCACCTTTTCATTCTGAAAGATTTTTATTGTCAATACAGAACATGTAACTTTTGGCTCATAATCGGTAAGTTGTAAtttatttgtgatttttctctATACTAAATAGAACAAACTGTATCAAAGTCGCAGAGTTGCATGAATTGGATATCACTGGCACTGCTAGTATCCTTTAGTTCGATTGATCTTAGTGACCAAATCTTTAATGTCATGGGCTCATGGCCACTTAATTTGGTTGTGCACATCACATAATTGAGACGAAATATTGTATGAGAGCACATCACATATTTGAGACAAAATATTGTATGAGAGAGATGCTTATGCCTTGCTTTTGGGGCTTAAAGTGATTTACCTATGCTAAAGGTGAGACTGAAAAGACAATAGAGCATGTCATAAGTATTGGTTGTTtgttttaattacaaaaatgaaGGTTAAGAATAGAAATCAAAGAGGCATTAGAGGGTTGGTTTAAGGTTTTCTTCATTGTGACTAAGCAGGACTAACAGATGCAGGGAAGCATAATCTCTGCAATCAGCAACAATGAGAAGGCTTCCAATGAGGATGTGATGACTGTGGCCAAACTCAAAATTTCACCATGTTCGAACAGCCTCACATCCAGGACTACTGGACCAGGCCCAGGGCCAACTACTTTTGATGATAATCCTTGTGATGACAAGACTTGGGTGCATTTGTTTCAGGTTATATATTAATAGTCTGGGAAATATACATGTTAGGAATTTGTGTCCCTTTGTTTAGTACAAGGTTGAAAAGA
This is a stretch of genomic DNA from Lotus japonicus ecotype B-129 chromosome 1, LjGifu_v1.2. It encodes these proteins:
- the LOC130728433 gene encoding pentatricopeptide repeat-containing protein At1g71460, chloroplastic, whose amino-acid sequence is MESSVSATASLSPRFPPNPIPKTFQVFSFKPSPHSPPPPSTATKTRHKKLPRFTTKKQQSSNKNKVKPFREQDAFPCSLPLHNKNPQFIYKDIKSFARQNKLKEALTILDYMDQQGIPVNPTTFSAVIAACIRIKSLQQGREVHTHIRINGLESNVFLRTKLVHMYTSCGSLEDARKLFDGLSCESVYPWNALLRGTVISGKRRCGDVVEAYSEMRALGVELNVYSFTNVIKSFAGASAFFQGLKTHALLVKNGLVDNPILRTSLIDMYFKCGKVKLARRVFEEMSERDVVVWGAMLAGFAHNRLQREVLEYVRWMVDEGVKPNSVIMTIVIPVVGEVRARRLGQELHAYVVKTKSYSKQVPIQSALIDMYSKCGDLRSARQVFYSSAERNVVCWTALMSGYASIGKLEQALRSTIWMQQEGFRPDVVTIATVLPICAQLRALEQGKQIHAYALKHWFLPNVSITSSLMVMYSKCGVIDYSARLFDVMEQRNVISWTAMIDSYMENGYLYEALGVIRSMQLSKHRPDSVAISRMLSVCGELKLSKLGKEIHGQILRRDFSSVHFVSAELINMYGALGDVNKAKLVFDAVPAKGSMTWTALIRAHGYNELYQDAIDLFDHMRSNGSSPNHFTFEVILFICDRAGFVGDACRIFNLIPRYKIKASKEHFAIMVRLLTRCGKLEQAQRFVQMSSSL